One genomic segment of Coffea arabica cultivar ET-39 chromosome 6e, Coffea Arabica ET-39 HiFi, whole genome shotgun sequence includes these proteins:
- the LOC140009876 gene encoding uncharacterized protein: protein MGILTLNTDGCSKGNPGVSGGGGVLRDSNGRVLVEYSAFLEVNTSLCTEALALLTGLRLCFQKGYAQVRVQSDSPVVVGILELRFQCPWHIRREVRQIWRLATDLGQFFHSFREANKVVDILANVGLLHPHDHVRVYEQPYSLPQLARGETRMDKLGFPSI, encoded by the coding sequence ATGGGGATCTTGACACTTAATACAGATGGGTGCTCTAAGGGCAACCCAGGAGTAAGTGGTGGAGGTGGAGTACTACGGGATTCAAATGGTCGGGTATTGGTAGAATACTCAGCTTTCCTGGAGGTCAACACAAGCTTGTGCACTGAAGCCTTGGCTTTATTAACAGGTCTTCGACTCTGCTTTCAGAAAGGCTATGCGCAGGTTCGTGTACAGTCCGACTCACCGGTAGTAGTGGGTATATTAGAACTGCGGTTCCAGTGTCCTTGGCACATTCGTAGAGAAGTAAGACAAATATGGCGGTTGGCTACGGATCTTGGACAGTTCTTTCATTCTTTTAGAGAAGCTAATAAAGTAGTTGACATACTAGCTAATGTAGGTCTCTTGCATCCGCATGATCATGTTAGGGTTTATGAACAACCATACTCCCTTCCACAGCTAGCTAGGGGGGAAACCAGGATGGATAAGTTAGGTTTTCCTTCTATTTGA